One Lacunisphaera limnophila DNA window includes the following coding sequences:
- a CDS encoding VF530 family DNA-binding protein, whose product MKSIDPLHGVTLEAILTQLVAHYGWPELGQRIRIRCFNFDASIPSSLKFLRRTPWARQQVEDLYRDYVRQTAPQVRPPDSGTPAPEA is encoded by the coding sequence ATGAAATCCATAGATCCCCTGCACGGCGTGACCCTTGAGGCCATCCTCACCCAACTCGTGGCCCACTACGGATGGCCCGAACTCGGGCAGCGCATCCGGATCCGCTGTTTCAATTTCGACGCGAGCATCCCCTCGAGCCTCAAATTCCTCCGCCGTACGCCCTGGGCGCGCCAGCAGGTCGAGGATCTCTACCGGGATTACGTCCGGCAGACCGCACCTCAGGTTCGCCCGCCGGATTCCGGCACCCCGGCGCCGGAGGCTTGA
- the hemF gene encoding oxygen-dependent coproporphyrinogen oxidase, which produces MPPDLNAVRTYLLSLQDSICSALEQVDGTGRFHEDSWTRAEGGGGRSRVLTEGAVFEKAGVGFSHVSGATLPPSATATRPELAGKPFHALGVSLVIHPRNPYVPTSHMNVRFFCAGAGLDTWPLKLDTSGAAPAPVWWFGGGFDLTPYYGFEEDAVHWHRTARAATGAHYPRFKKWCDDYFYLKHRAEPRGIGGIFFDDFNAPGFAASFDLMRAVGDAFIPAYRPIVERRQGLVHGPRERDFQLYRRGRYVEFNLVWDRGTHFGLQSGGRTESILMSLPPLVAWRYDWKPEPGSPEAKLHDVFLQPRDWAGEQ; this is translated from the coding sequence ATGCCTCCCGATCTCAACGCCGTTCGCACCTACCTCCTCAGCTTGCAGGACTCGATCTGCTCGGCCTTGGAGCAGGTGGATGGCACCGGCCGCTTCCATGAGGACAGCTGGACCCGCGCCGAGGGCGGCGGCGGCCGCTCCCGCGTCCTGACTGAGGGCGCCGTGTTCGAGAAAGCCGGGGTCGGCTTCTCCCATGTTTCCGGCGCCACCCTGCCCCCCTCCGCCACGGCCACCCGTCCCGAACTGGCCGGCAAGCCCTTCCACGCCCTCGGCGTGTCCCTGGTCATCCACCCGCGCAACCCCTACGTGCCGACCAGCCACATGAACGTGCGCTTCTTCTGCGCCGGCGCCGGCCTTGATACTTGGCCTTTGAAACTTGATACTTCCGGCGCCGCGCCGGCGCCCGTCTGGTGGTTCGGCGGCGGCTTCGACCTGACCCCGTACTACGGTTTTGAGGAGGACGCCGTCCACTGGCACCGCACCGCCCGGGCCGCCACCGGGGCGCATTACCCGCGCTTCAAGAAGTGGTGCGACGACTACTTCTACCTGAAACACCGGGCCGAGCCGCGGGGCATCGGCGGGATCTTCTTCGACGATTTCAACGCGCCGGGCTTCGCCGCCAGTTTCGACCTCATGCGCGCCGTGGGTGACGCCTTCATCCCAGCCTACCGGCCCATCGTCGAGCGCCGCCAAGGCCTGGTCCACGGTCCGCGGGAACGCGATTTCCAGCTCTACCGCCGCGGGCGCTACGTGGAATTCAACCTCGTGTGGGACCGCGGCACCCACTTCGGCCTGCAAAGCGGCGGCCGCACCGAATCCATCCTGATGTCCCTGCCCCCGCTGGTCGCCTGGCGCTACGACTGGAAACCCGAACCCGGCTCCCCCGAGGCGAAACTGCACGATGTCTTCCTCCAACCGCGTGATTGGGCCGGCGAACAGTAA
- the ileS gene encoding isoleucine--tRNA ligase yields the protein MAQDLKTTLLLPKTDFPMRADLVKREPGRVAHWEKLGLYAKIQAKHAAQPSFVLHDGPPFTNGDVHIGTALNKSLKDFVNRYKSMRGFRTPYVPGWDCHGLPIEQKVSREIKDQNLTLTTAEMRARCDAFSESWIAKQTTQFKRIGVLADWANEYKTKAPAFEADILRTFSAFVEQGLVYRSKKPVYWSIPFETALAEAEIEYKDHTSIAIWVKFAVPAAEAAKFGLPADKPLFIVIWTTTPWTIPANLAIALHPEVDYAVADLGTERIIVASALLSSVASSAKIEPQPSVVLTIPGAKLEKLQARHPFIDRASPVVLADYVTTDSGTGAVHTAPGHGAEDYQTGLKNGLEVYCPVGDDGKYLDDGRVPADLVGLTTLETVEDLAAKKPSPANLAVLKKLAEAGALLAKAKYQHSYPHCWRSKTPIIFRAVDQWFVSLDKAGHRQVALAEITKIAANQGWIPAWGEARIRGAVESRPDWCISRQRSWGVPIIAFYGPDKKAWLDAGVIRAVADKIATRGTNFWYDSTAAQILEGVPLPAGWPASTDLTCGRDTLDVWIDSGSTQAAVLKRGQGGTSWPADLYLEGSDQHRGWFQSSLWNSVIAFGAAPYRAVLTHGFIVDKNRQKISKSSTYQKPQTADAYIAQHGADVIRLWIASQDFRDDIPVDDEILKNVGEAYRLFRNTIRFQLSNLFDFDAATHAVPVAAMDALDRWALHQTAQLINECTKAYDAYEFHRVYQLCNQFCSVTLSAVYHDILKDRLYTFGAAHPLRRSSQTAIHAIFDALVKILAPFLTFTADEAWSFAKTGKEYSEDSIHLQDWPVAPAEWTNSALAADFEELFKLRARSTETLEPLRQAGTIGKSLDAVITFQGGAADGVLHRHQASLPEFFIVSQVALEPGAVGEVGIAARHASAAGLVRCPRCWRWVSEIAPTAHGEVCPRCAEALNS from the coding sequence ATGGCCCAAGACCTTAAAACCACTCTGCTGCTGCCCAAGACCGATTTCCCCATGCGGGCGGATCTCGTCAAGCGCGAGCCCGGCCGGGTCGCCCACTGGGAAAAGCTCGGGCTCTACGCCAAGATCCAGGCCAAGCACGCCGCCCAGCCCTCCTTCGTCCTCCACGACGGCCCGCCGTTCACCAACGGCGATGTCCACATCGGCACCGCCCTCAACAAGTCCCTCAAGGACTTCGTGAACCGCTACAAGTCCATGCGCGGGTTCCGCACCCCTTACGTGCCCGGCTGGGACTGCCACGGCCTGCCCATCGAGCAGAAGGTCAGCCGCGAGATCAAGGACCAGAACCTCACCCTCACGACGGCCGAGATGCGTGCCCGCTGCGACGCTTTCTCCGAGTCCTGGATCGCGAAGCAGACCACCCAGTTCAAGCGCATCGGCGTCCTCGCCGACTGGGCGAACGAGTACAAGACCAAGGCGCCGGCCTTCGAGGCCGACATCCTGCGCACCTTCTCCGCCTTCGTCGAACAGGGCCTCGTCTACCGCAGCAAGAAACCGGTCTACTGGTCCATCCCCTTTGAGACCGCCCTCGCCGAGGCCGAAATCGAGTACAAGGATCACACCTCGATCGCCATCTGGGTGAAGTTCGCCGTCCCTGCCGCCGAGGCCGCGAAGTTCGGCCTGCCGGCCGACAAGCCCCTGTTCATCGTCATCTGGACAACCACCCCCTGGACGATCCCGGCCAACCTCGCGATCGCCCTCCACCCCGAGGTGGACTACGCCGTCGCCGACCTCGGCACCGAGCGGATCATCGTCGCCTCGGCCCTCCTCAGCTCGGTCGCCTCGTCCGCCAAGATCGAGCCCCAGCCCTCAGTCGTGCTGACCATCCCCGGCGCCAAGCTGGAAAAACTGCAGGCCCGCCACCCCTTCATCGACCGCGCCTCGCCCGTCGTTCTCGCCGATTACGTCACGACCGACAGCGGCACCGGTGCCGTCCACACGGCACCCGGCCACGGCGCCGAGGATTATCAGACCGGCCTGAAGAACGGCCTAGAGGTCTATTGCCCGGTCGGTGACGACGGCAAATACCTCGATGACGGTCGCGTGCCCGCCGACCTGGTCGGCCTGACCACCCTTGAGACGGTCGAGGACCTCGCCGCCAAGAAGCCTTCACCGGCCAACCTCGCCGTCCTGAAGAAGCTCGCCGAGGCCGGGGCTCTGCTCGCCAAGGCCAAGTACCAGCACAGCTACCCGCACTGCTGGCGCTCCAAGACCCCCATCATCTTCCGCGCCGTCGACCAGTGGTTCGTCTCCTTGGACAAGGCCGGCCACCGTCAGGTTGCCTTGGCCGAGATCACCAAGATCGCCGCCAACCAAGGCTGGATCCCCGCCTGGGGCGAGGCCCGCATTCGCGGCGCCGTCGAGTCGCGCCCGGATTGGTGCATCAGCCGCCAGCGCTCCTGGGGCGTGCCGATCATCGCTTTCTACGGTCCCGACAAGAAGGCCTGGCTCGACGCCGGGGTCATCCGGGCCGTCGCCGACAAGATCGCCACCCGTGGCACCAATTTCTGGTACGACTCCACCGCCGCCCAGATCCTCGAGGGCGTGCCCCTGCCGGCCGGCTGGCCCGCCTCCACCGATCTGACCTGTGGCCGCGACACCCTCGATGTGTGGATCGATTCCGGCTCCACCCAGGCCGCCGTCCTGAAACGCGGTCAGGGCGGCACGTCCTGGCCCGCCGACCTCTACCTGGAGGGCAGCGACCAGCACCGCGGCTGGTTCCAGTCCTCATTGTGGAACAGCGTCATCGCCTTCGGGGCGGCGCCGTACCGCGCCGTCCTCACCCACGGCTTCATCGTCGACAAGAACCGCCAGAAGATCTCCAAGAGCTCGACCTACCAGAAGCCCCAGACGGCCGACGCCTACATCGCGCAGCACGGCGCCGATGTGATCCGCCTGTGGATCGCCTCGCAGGACTTCCGTGACGACATCCCGGTCGACGACGAGATCCTCAAGAACGTGGGCGAGGCCTACCGGCTGTTCCGCAACACGATCCGCTTCCAGCTTTCGAACCTCTTCGACTTCGACGCCGCCACGCACGCCGTGCCCGTCGCCGCGATGGACGCCCTCGACCGCTGGGCCCTGCACCAGACGGCCCAGTTGATCAACGAGTGCACCAAGGCCTACGACGCCTACGAGTTCCACCGCGTCTACCAGCTCTGCAACCAGTTCTGCTCGGTCACCTTGTCGGCCGTCTACCACGACATCCTGAAGGACCGCCTCTACACCTTCGGGGCGGCCCACCCGCTGCGCCGCTCCTCCCAGACCGCGATTCACGCCATCTTTGACGCCCTGGTGAAGATCCTCGCCCCCTTCCTGACCTTCACGGCCGACGAGGCCTGGAGCTTCGCGAAGACGGGCAAGGAATACTCCGAGGACTCCATCCATCTGCAGGACTGGCCCGTCGCCCCGGCCGAGTGGACCAACTCCGCCCTCGCCGCCGACTTCGAGGAACTCTTCAAGTTGCGCGCCCGGTCCACCGAGACCCTCGAGCCCCTCCGCCAGGCTGGCACCATCGGCAAGTCGCTCGATGCCGTGATTACCTTCCAGGGTGGCGCCGCCGATGGCGTGCTGCACCGGCACCAGGCCTCGCTGCCTGAATTTTTCATTGTATCGCAGGTCGCGCTGGAACCCGGCGCGGTCGGCGAAGTCGGTATCGCGGCTCGTCACGCCTCCGCGGCGGGACTGGTCCGCTGCCCGCGCTGTTGGCGCTGGGTTTCGGAAATCGCCCCCACCGCTCACGGAGAAGTTTGCCCTCGTTGCGCGGAAGCCCTTAACTCCTAA
- the hemG gene encoding protoporphyrinogen oxidase encodes MTARKSTHVAIVGAGITGLTAALRLHEQGHRVTVFERGPQPGGSIRSTSEEGWLYEAGPNSLQYGPEVKQLVTTLGLEAELTPAAPQAKRRFLVRDGRFVAVPSSPPALIKSKLFGARTKFSLLGELFTRPRIRTADLSLAELVRSHFTQELVDYAVNPLIAGIYAGDPEKLSVRHAFPALWAAERSHGSLIRGMMAGAKARKATGQSGVPPIVSFRRGLQTLTDALAARLPAGSVLTGATVETLLPGQPHRLVWQQNGQSQSGEFDTVVLAAPATALSQLTVGSLGERPLATLENIPHPPVSSLFLGYRRDQIAHPLDGFGGLVPAVERRNVLGILFSSTLFPGRAPEGHVALTIFVGGMRQPDHARLAPEALLRLIDRDLQDLVGAKGAPVFMRHTHWPRAIPQYIPGFERWLDQMTALEARHPGLFIGGNARDGISVPDCIKSGTRLAERVSQG; translated from the coding sequence ATGACTGCACGTAAATCCACGCACGTCGCCATCGTCGGCGCCGGTATCACAGGCCTGACCGCGGCCCTCCGTTTGCATGAGCAGGGCCACCGCGTCACGGTCTTCGAACGCGGGCCGCAGCCCGGCGGCTCCATCCGCTCGACCTCCGAGGAGGGCTGGCTCTACGAGGCCGGCCCCAACTCCCTGCAATACGGTCCCGAGGTGAAGCAGTTGGTCACTACTCTCGGCCTCGAGGCCGAGCTCACCCCCGCCGCTCCCCAGGCCAAGCGCCGGTTCCTCGTCCGCGACGGCCGTTTCGTGGCCGTGCCCTCCTCGCCGCCGGCCCTGATCAAGTCGAAGCTCTTCGGGGCGCGCACCAAGTTCTCCCTGCTGGGCGAACTCTTCACCCGGCCGCGGATCCGGACCGCTGACCTCAGCCTCGCGGAACTCGTCCGCTCCCACTTCACCCAGGAACTGGTCGACTACGCCGTCAATCCGCTGATCGCCGGCATCTACGCCGGTGACCCCGAGAAACTCTCTGTCAGACACGCCTTCCCCGCCTTGTGGGCGGCCGAACGCTCCCACGGTTCGCTAATCCGCGGCATGATGGCCGGGGCCAAGGCCCGCAAGGCCACCGGCCAGTCCGGCGTGCCGCCCATCGTCTCCTTCCGCCGGGGCCTGCAGACCCTGACCGACGCCCTCGCCGCCCGTCTGCCCGCGGGTTCGGTCCTCACCGGCGCCACCGTCGAGACCCTTCTCCCCGGCCAGCCCCACCGCCTCGTCTGGCAGCAAAACGGCCAGTCGCAGTCCGGCGAATTCGACACCGTCGTCCTGGCGGCTCCCGCCACCGCCCTGTCGCAACTCACCGTCGGCTCCCTCGGCGAGCGCCCGCTGGCCACCTTGGAAAACATCCCGCACCCGCCGGTCAGTTCGCTCTTCCTGGGCTACCGCCGCGACCAGATTGCGCATCCGCTCGACGGCTTCGGCGGGCTCGTGCCGGCGGTGGAACGCCGCAACGTCCTCGGCATCCTCTTTTCCTCAACCCTGTTCCCGGGCCGCGCCCCGGAGGGCCATGTCGCCCTCACGATCTTCGTCGGCGGCATGCGCCAGCCCGATCACGCCCGGTTGGCTCCGGAGGCCCTGCTCCGTCTCATCGACCGCGACCTGCAGGATCTCGTCGGCGCCAAGGGTGCGCCCGTCTTCATGCGGCACACCCACTGGCCACGCGCCATCCCGCAGTACATCCCCGGCTTCGAGCGCTGGCTCGACCAGATGACCGCCCTCGAGGCCCGCCACCCCGGTCTGTTTATCGGGGGAAACGCCCGCGACGGCATTTCCGTCCCGGATTGCATCAAGAGCGGCACCCGGCTGGCCGAACGGGTCAGCCAAGGATAA
- a CDS encoding YicC/YloC family endoribonuclease, whose product MNSMTGYGRATAALGEYTLTVQVNSVNRKGLDLTQKLPDEWEGFEASVAEAVRKVALRGKVHVAVEVTGRPAGGSDWDEAAVADCLDQLAGLAKRKGIKFEPSADLLWQIANSQRSSGGLPIDDEASGILLKTLGEALRGLSAMRASEGESLLVDFLGRWEKLHGWTEAIAQRAPQISGGYREQLMQRLRQAGLELDINDERVLKEVALFADRSDITEEITRLRHHLTQLKELLRGKGEIGRKAEFILQEIGREIHTIGSKANDLAISQRVIEFKNELERVREQIANVE is encoded by the coding sequence ATGAACAGTATGACTGGCTACGGCCGCGCCACGGCCGCCCTGGGTGAGTATACGCTCACCGTGCAGGTGAACTCGGTGAACCGGAAGGGTCTGGACCTGACGCAGAAGCTGCCGGACGAGTGGGAGGGCTTCGAGGCCTCCGTCGCCGAGGCGGTGCGCAAGGTCGCCCTGCGCGGCAAGGTCCATGTGGCCGTGGAAGTCACGGGCCGGCCGGCCGGGGGCAGCGATTGGGACGAGGCGGCGGTGGCCGATTGCCTCGATCAGCTGGCGGGCTTGGCGAAGCGCAAGGGGATCAAGTTTGAACCTTCGGCGGACCTGCTCTGGCAGATCGCCAACAGCCAGCGGAGTTCCGGTGGCCTGCCGATTGATGATGAGGCTTCGGGCATCCTGCTGAAGACCTTGGGCGAGGCCCTGCGCGGCCTGTCCGCCATGCGGGCCAGCGAAGGCGAATCCCTGCTGGTGGATTTTCTGGGCCGCTGGGAAAAACTCCACGGCTGGACCGAGGCCATTGCCCAGCGGGCCCCGCAGATCAGCGGCGGCTATCGCGAGCAGCTGATGCAGCGGTTGCGGCAGGCCGGGCTGGAGCTGGACATTAACGACGAGCGCGTCCTGAAGGAAGTGGCGCTCTTTGCCGACCGCAGTGACATCACCGAGGAGATCACCCGGCTGCGCCACCACCTGACCCAGCTGAAGGAATTGCTCCGGGGCAAGGGCGAGATCGGCCGCAAGGCGGAGTTCATTTTGCAGGAGATCGGCCGCGAGATCCACACGATCGGCAGCAAGGCCAACGACCTGGCGATTTCCCAGCGCGTGATCGAGTTCAAGAACGAGCTGGAGCGCGTGCGCGAGCAGATTGCGAACGTGGAGTGA
- the hemE gene encoding uroporphyrinogen decarboxylase has translation MTSRERFLAACACQPLDRPPVWIMRQAGRYLPEYRALKAKSSFLEMVRTPELAAEVTLQPLRRFALDAAIIFSDILVIPEAMGQGYKFRDAGGIEMDFRLDTRAQLDRLDPVGVPFHLEYVGKALARVKAELKGEKALLGFGGSPWTLATYMVEGGSSDDYLRIKQLFYTDRPFFDALMNKLTAALIEYFKLQIASGADAIQLFDSWGGIIAGPDYEAASLRWMRDIIAALPKDFPVILYAKGASSQLTDMAFSGARVLGVDWTVDLGVTRRLVPANIALQGNLDPVLMNTTPEIVRTEVTRLLETMRGSPGHIFNLGHGIMPQAKIECMETLVETVTSWK, from the coding sequence ATGACTTCCCGCGAACGCTTCCTTGCCGCCTGCGCCTGCCAGCCCCTCGACCGCCCCCCGGTCTGGATCATGCGCCAGGCCGGTCGCTACCTGCCTGAATACCGCGCCCTCAAGGCCAAGTCCTCGTTCCTCGAGATGGTCCGGACCCCGGAACTCGCCGCCGAGGTCACCCTTCAGCCGCTCCGCCGCTTCGCCCTCGATGCCGCGATCATCTTCTCCGACATCCTCGTCATCCCCGAGGCCATGGGCCAGGGCTACAAGTTCCGGGACGCGGGTGGGATCGAGATGGATTTCCGCCTCGATACCCGGGCCCAGCTCGACCGGCTCGATCCGGTGGGCGTCCCCTTCCACCTCGAGTACGTCGGCAAGGCCCTCGCCCGCGTGAAGGCCGAACTGAAAGGCGAGAAGGCCCTGCTCGGCTTCGGCGGTTCCCCCTGGACCCTCGCCACCTACATGGTCGAGGGCGGCAGCTCCGACGACTACCTCCGCATCAAGCAGCTGTTCTACACCGACCGTCCCTTCTTCGACGCGCTGATGAACAAGCTCACCGCGGCCCTGATCGAGTATTTCAAGCTGCAGATCGCAAGCGGCGCCGACGCCATCCAGCTCTTCGACTCCTGGGGCGGCATTATCGCCGGCCCGGATTACGAGGCCGCCTCCCTGCGCTGGATGCGCGACATTATCGCCGCCCTGCCCAAGGATTTCCCGGTCATCCTCTACGCCAAGGGTGCCTCCTCCCAGCTCACCGACATGGCCTTCAGCGGCGCCCGCGTGCTGGGCGTGGACTGGACCGTCGACCTCGGCGTCACCCGCCGCCTCGTGCCGGCCAACATCGCCCTGCAGGGCAACCTGGACCCCGTGCTCATGAACACGACGCCCGAGATCGTCCGCACGGAGGTCACCCGCTTGCTTGAAACCATGCGTGGCTCCCCGGGCCACATCTTCAATCTCGGCCACGGCATCATGCCTCAGGCCAAGATCGAGTGCATGGAGACCCTGGTTGAGACGGTCACCTCGTGGAAATGA
- a CDS encoding ACT domain-containing protein: MDLTLEPAALTICQLPADADLPEWLTPGRGFLSITRTGEELSIVCAAELVPAAVRQQPGWQAFKIAGPLDFALTGILASVLGPLARAGVSIFTVSTFDTDYVLVPASRLPEAIRALTAAGHTIARS, encoded by the coding sequence ATGGACCTGACCTTGGAACCGGCGGCGCTCACGATCTGCCAACTGCCGGCTGACGCCGACCTGCCGGAGTGGCTCACGCCCGGACGCGGGTTCCTTTCGATCACCCGCACCGGTGAGGAACTCTCAATCGTCTGCGCGGCTGAACTCGTCCCCGCCGCCGTCCGGCAGCAACCGGGCTGGCAGGCCTTCAAGATCGCCGGTCCACTCGATTTTGCCCTTACCGGCATCCTCGCTTCCGTGCTGGGACCGTTGGCTCGCGCCGGTGTCAGCATTTTCACCGTCTCCACCTTTGACACGGACTATGTGCTCGTCCCCGCGTCCCGGTTGCCGGAGGCCATCCGCGCCCTCACCGCCGCGGGACACACGATCGCCCGGTCCTGA
- the lspA gene encoding signal peptidase II → MAPRSRLTRFLAYRRLWIMGAIIFGLDQVTKIMIAERLPFGSYGRPAHIEVVPGFFNLVHVGNTGAAWSMFAGQSFALGLLALATLGAMFYWRRHLGLDQRSAQPAFGLLCGGILGNLVDRFLHGHVIDFLDFHFGGYTYPTFNVADSAICVGVFWYILWSLRQPAPTK, encoded by the coding sequence GTGGCTCCCCGTTCCCGCCTGACGCGTTTCCTCGCTTATCGCCGGCTTTGGATCATGGGGGCCATCATCTTCGGCCTCGACCAGGTGACCAAGATCATGATCGCCGAGCGACTGCCCTTCGGCAGCTACGGCCGTCCGGCCCACATCGAGGTCGTCCCCGGCTTCTTTAACCTGGTTCATGTCGGCAACACCGGCGCCGCCTGGAGCATGTTCGCCGGCCAGAGTTTCGCCCTCGGTCTCCTCGCCCTCGCCACTTTGGGGGCCATGTTCTACTGGCGCCGCCACCTGGGCCTCGACCAACGCTCCGCCCAGCCGGCTTTTGGGCTCCTCTGCGGCGGCATCCTCGGCAACCTGGTGGACCGCTTCCTCCACGGTCACGTGATCGACTTCCTCGATTTTCACTTCGGCGGCTACACCTACCCCACCTTCAACGTCGCCGACAGCGCCATCTGCGTCGGCGTCTTCTGGTATATCCTCTGGTCGCTGCGGCAGCCGGCCCCGACGAAATAA
- a CDS encoding MmcQ/YjbR family DNA-binding protein, whose product MAATLTLVRRLALALPEVTERLCHGTPTFYVRKKLMLRMWEDGETLVCKLPMELRDTLIDEAPDVFSTTDHYRDYPTVLINLNAVSPSVLATRITAAWREVAPAKLVAQHPTLST is encoded by the coding sequence ATGGCCGCCACCCTCACCTTGGTCCGTCGCCTTGCCCTCGCCCTCCCCGAGGTCACCGAACGCCTCTGCCACGGGACGCCCACCTTCTACGTGCGCAAGAAACTCATGCTGCGGATGTGGGAGGACGGAGAGACGCTCGTCTGCAAGCTGCCGATGGAACTCCGGGACACCCTGATCGACGAGGCCCCCGATGTCTTCTCGACCACCGACCACTACCGGGACTATCCCACGGTATTGATCAACCTGAATGCCGTTAGCCCATCCGTCCTGGCCACCCGCATAACCGCCGCTTGGCGCGAAGTCGCCCCGGCGAAGCTTGTCGCCCAGCACCCGACGCTCTCAACCTGA
- a CDS encoding TraR/DksA family transcriptional regulator, translated as MATSKKPIAKKKSAASKPAPAKKPAAKPPAKSVAKPVPAKPAPAKSSPVKAPAAKSTPKPVLVSKPVVAAKPGVAAKPGAKPLSKVPMTAADIKRKLLERKPAGTPRAIAFSLDEVREIAQKNEKQIETTVKSDKSGKTAAQTKAQTLAQVEKPHKPNHVKTASLADILGFNPTKGKKAPAAMIDESEVPEKFRRYYRLLLELRSHVLTQLGEHTEETLLKSSKDDSGDLSGYGQHMADAGTDTFDRDFALSLVSSEQEALSEIEAAIKRVHNGTYGICEATQKPISKERLIAVPFTRYSTEAKKQVERHSHRAIQRGGLFGDGTEEEGGKIADDSGGDDE; from the coding sequence ATGGCCACGAGCAAGAAACCCATCGCCAAGAAGAAGTCCGCAGCCTCCAAGCCCGCGCCGGCCAAGAAGCCCGCGGCCAAGCCTCCCGCGAAGTCCGTCGCCAAGCCTGTCCCGGCCAAACCGGCCCCGGCCAAATCCTCTCCCGTCAAGGCGCCCGCCGCCAAATCCACTCCCAAGCCCGTTCTCGTTTCCAAGCCCGTCGTCGCCGCCAAACCTGGCGTTGCCGCGAAGCCTGGTGCCAAGCCCCTTTCCAAAGTTCCCATGACCGCTGCTGACATCAAGCGCAAGCTGCTCGAGCGCAAGCCCGCCGGCACGCCCCGCGCCATTGCCTTCTCCCTGGACGAGGTCCGGGAGATCGCCCAGAAAAACGAAAAGCAGATCGAGACCACCGTTAAGTCGGACAAGTCAGGCAAGACCGCCGCCCAGACCAAGGCCCAGACTCTTGCCCAAGTCGAGAAGCCGCATAAGCCGAACCACGTGAAGACGGCCTCCCTGGCCGATATCCTCGGTTTCAACCCTACGAAGGGCAAGAAGGCCCCCGCCGCCATGATCGACGAGTCCGAGGTGCCGGAGAAATTCCGCCGCTACTACCGGCTGCTCCTCGAACTCCGCAGCCACGTCCTCACCCAGCTCGGCGAACACACCGAGGAGACCCTGCTCAAGTCCTCCAAGGATGACTCGGGCGACCTCTCCGGCTACGGCCAGCACATGGCGGACGCCGGCACCGACACCTTCGACCGCGACTTCGCCCTGAGCCTCGTATCCAGCGAGCAAGAGGCCCTCTCCGAAATCGAGGCCGCCATCAAGCGCGTCCACAACGGAACCTACGGCATCTGCGAGGCCACCCAGAAGCCCATCTCCAAGGAGCGCCTGATCGCCGTCCCCTTCACCCGCTACTCCACCGAGGCCAAGAAACAGGTCGAGCGCCACTCGCACCGCGCCATCCAGCGCGGCGGCCTATTCGGTGACGGCACGGAAGAGGAAGGCGGCAAGATCGCTGACGACAGCGGCGGCGACGACGAGTGA